In the Candidatus Kapaibacterium sp. genome, one interval contains:
- a CDS encoding amidohydrolase family protein, translating to MKTILRSNFLNPVNHEKCDFLSDYCLTIDEQGKIESIEPYSEKAVSDSDKLIDLSNCLVTPGFIDLHSHLPQYSAIGIGKGTLLSWLSNYIIPLESKFSDEQFAREQSVSFFNEALSLGTTTIVTYCSIHRNATSIAFETASDIGIRAFIGNSLIDLPNEAGYFSALGNIKSDIDFLVNKYHLTNTERLRYIVTPRYAGSCTKELMSYCANFAKSNDLFIQTHLAENKSELELMKKLHPEFDKYTEIYDKTGLLTDKTLLAHCIYLEEAELAMIQNAGSIVCHCPTSNRYLSSGIMPLVDYQKIDLRIGLGTDVAAGYSLSMLNEAKEAIETSKSYDISKDVNGNDISASYAFYLSTKGAAENMNIADKVGAIQIGLDADLAIFELDSKQLSANSEDFLRSLIYNKFNQTAKAVLIAGKCVYGNL from the coding sequence ATGAAAACAATCTTAAGAAGCAATTTTTTGAATCCTGTCAATCATGAAAAATGTGACTTTTTGAGTGACTATTGCTTGACAATTGATGAGCAAGGCAAAATAGAATCTATAGAACCTTACTCCGAAAAAGCGGTGAGCGACAGTGACAAGTTGATTGATTTGAGCAATTGCCTTGTCACGCCGGGATTTATTGACTTACATTCACACCTGCCTCAGTATAGTGCAATTGGCATCGGAAAGGGAACATTGCTTTCATGGTTAAGCAACTACATTATTCCACTCGAATCAAAATTTTCAGATGAACAATTTGCTCGCGAACAATCAGTTTCATTTTTCAATGAAGCATTATCATTAGGGACAACAACGATTGTAACGTATTGCTCAATTCATCGAAATGCCACTTCAATCGCATTTGAAACGGCATCCGACATTGGAATAAGAGCTTTTATCGGCAATTCATTGATTGATTTACCGAATGAAGCGGGCTATTTTTCGGCTCTTGGAAATATTAAGTCTGATATTGACTTTTTGGTCAACAAATATCATCTCACAAATACAGAGAGGTTGCGCTACATTGTCACTCCCAGATACGCGGGGAGTTGCACCAAAGAGCTTATGAGCTATTGTGCAAATTTCGCAAAATCGAATGACTTGTTCATTCAAACCCACTTAGCGGAAAACAAATCCGAACTTGAGTTAATGAAAAAATTGCACCCTGAGTTTGATAAATATACTGAAATTTATGACAAAACGGGGCTTTTGACTGATAAAACTTTGCTTGCACATTGCATTTATTTAGAAGAAGCCGAACTCGCAATGATTCAAAATGCAGGAAGTATAGTATGCCACTGCCCTACATCGAATCGTTATCTTTCGAGTGGGATTATGCCCTTGGTGGATTACCAAAAAATTGATTTAAGAATCGGACTTGGAACTGATGTAGCTGCCGGATATTCATTATCAATGTTAAATGAAGCAAAGGAAGCCATTGAGACATCTAAAAGTTACGATATTTCAAAAGATGTAAACGGAAATGACATTTCTGCAAGCTATGCCTTTTACTTGAGTACAAAAGGTGCCGCTGAAAACATGAATATCGCCGATAAAGTTGGGGCAATTCAAATAGGATTAGATGCAGATTTAGCGATTTTTGAATTAGATAGTAAACAATTGTCGGCTAATTCGGAAGATTTTTTGAGGAGTTTGATTTACAATAAATTCAACCAAACGGCAAAAGCTGTTTTGATTGCCGGAAAATGTGTTTATGGAAATCTTTAA
- a CDS encoding LytR C-terminal domain-containing protein, giving the protein MFGNIVKYLNLAIIFVLIGAVALLLSSFIDRVFISPPVSASLSEDLKNNKQEVIQINILNATGEAGLAARAKEYLRVRGFDVVEIGNYTENLENSKIIDRLGDINSAYKVAYAVGITDSLITSQIDSSLFLRSSIILGKDFALLKPFK; this is encoded by the coding sequence ATGTTCGGAAATATAGTAAAATATCTTAATTTGGCAATAATTTTTGTCCTAATCGGTGCAGTTGCCTTGTTGCTAAGCTCATTTATAGATAGGGTCTTCATTTCTCCGCCTGTTTCGGCATCTTTATCGGAGGATTTGAAAAACAACAAGCAGGAAGTGATTCAAATCAATATTTTGAATGCAACTGGAGAAGCCGGACTTGCAGCACGAGCTAAAGAATATTTGAGAGTTCGCGGATTCGATGTGGTCGAAATTGGGAATTATACTGAAAATCTTGAAAATAGTAAAATTATTGACCGGTTGGGAGACATCAATTCGGCTTACAAAGTTGCTTATGCAGTTGGAATTACCGATTCGCTCATCACATCGCAAATTGATTCGAGTCTGTTTCTGCGGTCTTCAATTATTCTCGGCAAGGATTTTGCATTACTCAAGCCATTCAAATAA
- the rsfS gene encoding ribosome silencing factor, which translates to MSKFGKPRTSKGLATLCAKIADSKLAHDILIMNLSEIDTAPSDFFVICTCDSDVQVDAVVNAINRTIRELGFAKPAMEGMNSKEWVILDFFDVVCHVMISQSRNYYKLEKLWGDAAFMKMNDEGELRALKKADLLSVIREKVLD; encoded by the coding sequence TTGTCAAAATTTGGTAAACCTCGTACTTCAAAAGGCTTAGCTACACTATGTGCTAAAATTGCAGACAGTAAGCTCGCCCATGATATCTTAATAATGAATCTCTCCGAAATTGATACAGCACCATCTGATTTTTTTGTGATTTGTACTTGCGATAGCGATGTGCAAGTTGATGCTGTTGTAAATGCTATCAACCGAACAATTAGAGAGTTAGGATTTGCAAAACCTGCTATGGAAGGAATGAATTCCAAAGAGTGGGTCATCCTTGATTTCTTCGATGTAGTGTGCCATGTGATGATTTCGCAATCTCGCAACTACTACAAACTCGAAAAACTTTGGGGCGACGCTGCATTTATGAAAATGAATGACGAAGGCGAACTTCGTGCTTTGAAAAAAGCTGATTTGTTAAGCGTAATAAGAGAGAAGGTCTTAGATTAG
- the argS gene encoding arginine--tRNA ligase, translating to MLKIYLKEIFNSAIQKMGLEISGEIIIDIPKNPEHGDLSCNVAMQFAKQLGMNPRQLAEKFIANLEYDSQFIERVDIAGPGFINIKFTPKFITSCFSQIAEIRDDYGKIKLETPKKINVEYVSANPTGLLHLGHGRNAVIGDTVANLYEWTGNEVTREYYFNNAGNQMNNLGKSIFARYMQTIKDPDYPFPDDGYHGLYITDIAQVLASELGDSLAIGTEKDYEICRKRGEEWCFEQILNTLKRLKIKQDIFFNEDSLYTDGKIEEVIQEFKAKDLAYEKDGALWLKFTELGLENDRVIVKSSGEPTYRLPDIAYHREKFLRGYDLIVDVFGADHIATVPDVLAGVKALGFDNEKVKVLIHQFVTLTENGEQVKMSKRTGKSYTLDELLDEVGEDVVRFFFIMRGISTHLEFDLSLAKEQSEKNPVFYLQYAHARITSIIDKAEFTADSEIRYELLTHEAEQKLIKELLRFPEILSAAAAKFEPQLLAEYLREVSSAFHVFYHECRILNTENDIMNARLELAKMTKQVIKNGLQILGISAPDRM from the coding sequence ATGTTAAAAATTTATCTCAAAGAAATATTCAATAGTGCTATTCAGAAAATGGGTTTGGAAATTTCGGGCGAAATCATTATTGACATACCCAAAAATCCCGAACACGGCGATTTGTCCTGCAATGTTGCTATGCAATTTGCCAAACAATTGGGCATGAATCCGCGTCAATTAGCTGAAAAATTTATTGCTAACCTCGAGTACGACTCACAATTCATCGAGCGTGTTGATATTGCGGGTCCGGGATTCATCAATATCAAATTTACTCCCAAATTCATTACTTCATGTTTTAGTCAAATCGCTGAAATCCGCGATGATTACGGCAAAATCAAGTTAGAAACACCTAAAAAAATCAATGTCGAATACGTCAGTGCTAATCCTACAGGATTGTTACATCTCGGGCATGGCAGAAATGCCGTTATAGGCGATACTGTTGCTAATTTGTACGAATGGACAGGCAATGAAGTTACCCGCGAATACTATTTCAATAACGCCGGCAACCAAATGAATAATCTCGGGAAATCAATCTTTGCGAGATATATGCAAACAATCAAAGACCCAGATTATCCATTCCCGGATGATGGCTACCATGGTTTGTATATTACAGATATTGCACAAGTTTTGGCTTCCGAACTTGGCGATTCGCTCGCAATAGGCACTGAAAAAGATTATGAAATTTGCCGTAAACGCGGCGAAGAATGGTGCTTCGAACAAATTCTGAACACACTTAAACGATTGAAAATTAAACAAGATATATTTTTCAATGAAGACAGTTTATATACTGACGGCAAAATCGAAGAAGTGATTCAAGAATTCAAAGCTAAAGATTTGGCTTATGAAAAAGATGGGGCATTATGGCTCAAATTTACCGAGCTCGGACTCGAAAATGATAGAGTAATCGTGAAATCTTCAGGCGAACCCACTTATAGACTGCCGGATATTGCATATCACCGCGAGAAATTCCTTCGCGGATATGATTTGATTGTAGATGTATTTGGTGCCGACCATATCGCAACTGTGCCGGATGTATTAGCAGGTGTAAAGGCTTTAGGCTTTGATAATGAAAAAGTTAAGGTATTGATTCACCAGTTTGTGACTCTTACGGAAAATGGCGAACAAGTCAAAATGTCCAAACGCACCGGCAAAAGTTACACCTTAGACGAACTCTTAGATGAAGTGGGCGAGGACGTAGTGAGGTTTTTCTTCATCATGAGAGGTATTTCTACCCATCTTGAATTCGATTTGTCCCTTGCTAAGGAACAAAGCGAGAAAAACCCTGTGTTTTATTTGCAATATGCTCATGCTCGAATCACTTCAATAATTGACAAAGCGGAATTTACCGCAGATAGCGAGATTAGATACGAACTCTTAACACACGAAGCGGAACAAAAGCTAATCAAAGAGCTTCTCCGATTCCCTGAAATTTTAAGTGCAGCAGCGGCAAAATTCGAACCACAGCTTTTAGCTGAATATCTGCGTGAAGTATCTTCAGCATTCCATGTCTTTTACCATGAATGCAGAATTTTGAATACCGAAAATGACATCATGAATGCCCGATTGGAATTAGCAAAAATGACAAAGCAAGTAATCAAAAACGGGCTTCAAATACTCGGAATTTCAGCACCCGACAGAATGTAA
- a CDS encoding CDGSH iron-sulfur domain-containing protein yields MFEPLMPQKHSYKIELEPGEYLWCACGKSENQPFCDGSHKGTGCNPVKFEITVKKVYSICGCKRSEKNAFCDGTHKLL; encoded by the coding sequence ATGTTTGAACCTTTGATGCCACAAAAGCATTCTTACAAAATCGAACTCGAACCCGGTGAATACTTATGGTGTGCCTGTGGCAAGTCCGAAAATCAACCTTTTTGCGATGGCTCTCACAAAGGAACCGGATGCAATCCTGTTAAGTTTGAAATTACAGTAAAGAAAGTCTATTCAATTTGCGGTTGCAAACGTTCAGAAAAGAACGCCTTTTGCGATGGGACTCACAAATTATTATAA
- a CDS encoding thioredoxin family protein, whose amino-acid sequence MARTESLNLPMGFKAPDFELLNPILQQKQSLQDLKSPKATVVMFICNHCPFVIHIADKLSELSSKFISNGVSVIGINPNDVINYPADSPENMVITAEKYGFEFAYLYDETQEIAKAYKAVCTPDIYVFDSDLKLRYHGQFDASRPGNDVPVTGIDLSNAVDAVLSGSHEIEMQIPSIGCNIKWKA is encoded by the coding sequence ATGGCAAGAACTGAATCTCTAAATTTACCAATGGGCTTTAAAGCTCCGGATTTTGAATTATTGAATCCTATACTGCAACAAAAGCAATCACTACAAGATTTGAAATCACCAAAAGCCACCGTTGTTATGTTTATTTGCAATCATTGCCCCTTTGTAATTCATATAGCCGATAAACTTTCCGAACTTTCAAGCAAATTCATTTCAAATGGCGTATCAGTCATTGGAATCAACCCTAATGATGTGATTAACTATCCTGCGGATTCCCCGGAAAATATGGTCATAACAGCCGAAAAATATGGCTTTGAGTTCGCATATTTGTATGATGAAACTCAAGAAATTGCCAAAGCATACAAAGCAGTCTGTACGCCTGATATTTACGTGTTTGATTCTGATTTGAAGTTACGCTATCATGGGCAATTCGATGCGTCGCGTCCCGGTAATGATGTTCCTGTGACTGGCATAGACTTATCAAATGCTGTTGATGCAGTTTTATCTGGTAGTCATGAAATTGAAATGCAAATTCCAAGCATAGGATGCAACATTAAGTGGAAGGCGTAA